CATCCTGTCCCATGCCGGTCAAGATCAATCCCAGGGTGCGGGCCCCGTACAGATCGGCAACCGATCGAAAGAGCACATCGACCGATGGCCGACAGGAGTTCTCCGGCGGACTTTGATCGAGATGCACCACGGTCTGAGTGCCGCGCTTGACAAGCGACATGTGAAAATCGCCGGGAGCAATCAAGGCTTTGCCCGGCCGCAACACATCGCCGGCGGCCGCCTCCACGACTTCGAATTTGCATTGCGAGTTGAGCCGCGTGGCCAGATGCTTGGTGAACAGCGGAGGCATGTGCTGCACGATCACGATCGGCAACGGAAAGTCGGCCGGCAGCCTGGGGAGCAAATCCGCCAATGCGTTCGGCCCTCCGGTCGACACGCCAATTGCCACAATCTCGGGCCGGACCTTGATTCGCGGCGCAGCGCGAACCGGTTTCGCCGCGACGACCGCGGGCGAGGCGGCTTGCTCGCCGTCACTGCACCAGGGACAAAACGCGCGGATTCTTGGAACCAATTCGCTGCGAACGCTCTGGATGCCCGCCATGATGCTGCCCACGTTCGCCGGCTTGGTCACATAATCGTTGGCTCCGAACGAAAGCGCGTCGAGCGTGGCGGCTGCTCCGCGAGATGTGAGCGTGCTGAACATGATCACGGGCAGCTTGGGGTATAGCTTGCGGATCTCGCGCAGGGTCGTCAGGCCATCCATCTCGGGCATTTCCATGTCCAAGGTGATCAAATCGGGATTGACCTGCGGAATCTTGGCCAGCGCAATCCGCCCGTTGGCGGCCGCGCCGACGACTTCGAAGCCCGGTTCGGCCGCAAGGACATCCGTGACCAGGCGGCGCACGACCACGGCATCGTCGACGATCAGAATTCTTGCTTTACGCATCGGAGGCGCACACCACGTTCAAGAGTCGGAGCTTGTCCTGAATCACGTCAGCGGTGAACGGCTTCATCACGTATTCGTTGGCGCCGGATTCCAGCGCGCATTGCATCTGCTCGATCTCGGTCTCGGTTGTGACCATGATCAGCGGCATGCTTTCGTAGGCGGCGTTGGCACGAACCGCACGCACGAACTCGAGGCCATTCATCACGGGCATGTTCCAATCGACCAACACCAGGTCGAGCGGGCCGGTGGTTTCAAGCATTGTGAGCGCTTCGCGGCCGTGGCCGGCATCGACCACCTCAAACCCAAGCTCACGCATGATATCGCCGAGAATCCGCCTCAGCGCCCGCGAATCGTCGACTACCATCGCACGCAAAGGAGGTCTCCCTATGAAAAAGTGGCGGCCCGAGGAATACAGAGCGGAGGCTCAAGCCGCGAACCGACTGAAGCCCCTGCCTGGCAGTGGGACTACGCCTAGCGACGTACGTTCCCGCTTTTTCCGCTGCCAGGCGCGAGTTGTTCCTCGTGTTGGTATG
The DNA window shown above is from Pirellulales bacterium and carries:
- a CDS encoding chemotaxis response regulator protein-glutamate methylesterase; translated protein: MRKARILIVDDAVVVRRLVTDVLAAEPGFEVVGAAANGRIALAKIPQVNPDLITLDMEMPEMDGLTTLREIRKLYPKLPVIMFSTLTSRGAAATLDALSFGANDYVTKPANVGSIMAGIQSVRSELVPRIRAFCPWCSDGEQAASPAVVAAKPVRAAPRIKVRPEIVAIGVSTGGPNALADLLPRLPADFPLPIVIVQHMPPLFTKHLATRLNSQCKFEVVEAAAGDVLRPGKALIAPGDFHMSLVKRGTQTVVHLDQSPPENSCRPSVDVLFRSVADLYGARTLGLILTGMGQDGLRGCEWIHDRGGRIVVQDEATSIVWGMPGAVSRAGLADAVVPLDRMAPAIEGALAITPPAIDTKILNHVASACV
- a CDS encoding response regulator encodes the protein MVVDDSRALRRILGDIMRELGFEVVDAGHGREALTMLETTGPLDLVLVDWNMPVMNGLEFVRAVRANAAYESMPLIMVTTETEIEQMQCALESGANEYVMKPFTADVIQDKLRLLNVVCASDA